A region of the Cricetulus griseus strain 17A/GY chromosome 7, alternate assembly CriGri-PICRH-1.0, whole genome shotgun sequence genome:
GTTGAATTTACAGTTTATTAGGTACTTGGAAGAATACAAAGTAATTTTCTATAATTCTCAGGTgttagatttcatttttaaaatgtcttccttaaagttcttcattgtgtatatgtttgtatattcaTACAAATCATTCTTAAGTTTGAAAAGGTTAAGAAGTCAacatggaaagaagaaatcaaactgtTGTCTCAGAGTTCCTCCTCCTGGGCTTGCCCATTGAGCCACTCCACCAAGACCTGTTCTATGCCCTGTTCCTGGTCATGTACCTCACCACCGTCCTGGGGAACTTCCTCATCATTATCCTTATTCAGCTGGACTCACACCTCCACACGCCCATGTACTTGTTTCTCAGTAATTtgtccttctctgacctctgcttttCCTCTGTCACCATTCCCAAATTGCTGCAGAACATGCAGAGCCAAGTACCATCCATCTCCTATGCAGGTTGCCTGACACAAATGTACTTTTTCCTACTATTTGCAGACCTCGAGAGTTTCCTCCTTGTGGCCATGGCTTATGACCGTTATGTGGCCATCTGTTTCCCCCTGCACTATGCTAGCATCATGAGCCCCAAGCTGTGTCTCTTCCTGGTGATACTTCCTTGGCTACTGACTGTAATCATCTCTTTGTCTCACACGCTACTCATGGCTCGGGTTTCTTTCTGTGATGATCATGTGATCCGCCATTTTTTCTGTGACATGTCAGCTCTTCTGAAGTTAGCCTGCTCTGATATCCAAACCAATGAAATGATGATATTTATCTTAGGAGGACTTGTCATTATTGTCCCATTCCTGTTGATATTTTTATCCTATGTGCGAATAGTGTCCTCCATTCTCAAGGTCCCCTCTTCTAGAAGCATACGAAAGGCCTTCTCCACCTGTGGTTCCCACCTCTCTGTGGTGTCTCTCTTCTACGGGACAATCATTGGTCTCTACTTATGTCCATCAGCTAATAATTCAACCATTAAGGAGACTGTCATGGCTGTGATGTACACAGTGGTGACCCCTATGCTAAACCCCTTCATCTACAGCTTCAGAAATCAGGATATAAAGGGAGCTTTAAGAAGGGTGTTCTCAAAGCAGATGGCTAGCTTTTCTCTGGGACAATGACTTTTgagattaaaaataagttttcaaaTAGTAGGCACAAtttcaaataacaacaaatgcaGGGGTTCCCTTGAGTTCCTGTAGTTAGAGTCCATCATGCATCTTGAATTTATCATTATACTTCATGTATGGCATCGCCTAAGACCTGACACACCCTGGGTGCCCCTTGATTATCAAACACTAACATTGGTACATAGTATTCAGTGAATATAAAGTAGTTTCCAATTTCATGAAAACAACGCCAACTATTCAGCCATCTTGGTACTTTGCTTCTGACAAATGTACCTATTCAATGAGGACTATTTCTAACTTAATATGTATATTCCCTCAAAAATGCATTTGTTCTGTGGAGTCATTTTTCTTCCCTCAATTCACTTCATGGTTTCTTTCTCATGTTGATTAAAAATTTACTTCATGGTCATattataaaattatcatttttgGAATTCATAACACCAATAATTTGTCAATTAATGGTGAACTACTTCTATTGATGATATCTATATATTGGTTGTTAATTCCTCATTTGAATTAAAATGTGTAATCTGAAATGAGTCATTCAATCCTATTATACGTTACTTAATTTACAGATAGTAAAAGGATAGCCCAGGTTATAGTCTAAGGAAATGTAAATAGTGATAGGCCTAGAATCTATTTTTTATCCCCAGGTAAGTTTTTCCTCCCTATATAAACCAAAAGCAAATATGTTGAAACAATGTGATGCTccttttattactgtttttaaaaCTGGGTATAAACATCTTGAAGATAGGTGATTGCTAATTCCTAAAATGAGTAAAGCCCTGTTCATTGTTTTGCATATTAATTCTAGataatttcttaaattaaatgcattttatatttccTGAAACATGCCCAAAAAGActacatttgaaaagaaatctTCCTAATAATGCCAATgttgactttatttaatttttcaaaaactcACTGACTACTAAAATAGTAGATATCTACTTGAAGGTGTCTAAGTAACAAAATGTGAAGGTTTCCTATTATTCTAGACCCTTCTCTGTCAAAACAGTTAAAAATTGTTGTTCTAGATATTGTCTGTGTATAGCCTAGCAGTAGATGTAATAAATAAGTGACTTAAACATTTGTCTAATTGCTTTTACTTAAAATGTACTGTGGACTCAGCATTTCACATAAAGACTTGTGTTGCTTTTTacgttttctgttttgttttgagacagagtctctccatGTTGCTCATAGTTTCCTTAAATTtgcagtgatccttctgcctcaacctcctgagtgctaggacttcCAATatgcaccatcaccacaccaGAAAGGACTTGTAACACTTTTAGAATAATGTATTTCAATAACTTGCTTTTGGTGGACAttgggttgttttcattttactgttGATTTAAATAATACTGCTTCAGTTTTACGTCTTGATCCTATTATTTTGCAAGGGTGTCCTATTTTCCTATGGATATATtctcagaaataaatatattagcTCAAAGGATATGAACATATTATAATTGGATGGAAACTGCCAAATTGCTGAAGACATTCCTCTACTCTAATCTCTCCAAAGAAAATGGGAGTATTACTGTTTCTTCAGTATTCCAAATGTTGGAATTTTGCTTTCAGATGTTTATTGCTCTCATAGCTAAACTAAGAGATTCTTCTGTTTTTAAGTTGAATTATTGTGTGTATTGGTGAAGCAACCcctttctttatatttatcaGCTACTTTTCCTTCCATGTGTTATTTGGGCAAcatctttccttaagttgctttcttttctttttcctcttaggGATGTTGTGGCTTTATCTGGTTGTTAGCATTTCCCTCCATTGGCTATTTCTCTACTTTTCtcttactaaatattttattttttgcagattttttatttgcattagaaacaagaatgttta
Encoded here:
- the LOC100765863 gene encoding olfactory receptor-like protein DTMT; this encodes MERRNQTVVSEFLLLGLPIEPLHQDLFYALFLVMYLTTVLGNFLIIILIQLDSHLHTPMYLFLSNLSFSDLCFSSVTIPKLLQNMQSQVPSISYAGCLTQMYFFLLFADLESFLLVAMAYDRYVAICFPLHYASIMSPKLCLFLVILPWLLTVIISLSHTLLMARVSFCDDHVIRHFFCDMSALLKLACSDIQTNEMMIFILGGLVIIVPFLLIFLSYVRIVSSILKVPSSRSIRKAFSTCGSHLSVVSLFYGTIIGLYLCPSANNSTIKETVMAVMYTVVTPMLNPFIYSFRNQDIKGALRRVFSKQMASFSLGQ